A single genomic interval of Streptococcus oralis subsp. dentisani harbors:
- a CDS encoding copper homeostasis protein CutC codes for MIYEFCAENVTLLEKAMQAGAHRIELCDNLAVGGTTPSYGVTKAAVELAANYDSTIMTMIRPRGGDFVYTDLEIAIMLEDIRLTAQAGSQGVVFGALTADKKLDKANLEKLIAASKGMEIVFHMAFDELSDEDQLEAIDWLSQAGVTRILTRAGVSGDSLEKRFAHYQRILEHAKGKIEILPGGGIDLDNRQTFIDQLGVTQLHGTKVVF; via the coding sequence ATGATTTACGAATTTTGCGCTGAAAATGTGACCTTGCTTGAAAAAGCGATGCAGGCTGGAGCTCATCGAATCGAACTTTGTGACAATCTAGCAGTTGGTGGGACAACACCAAGCTATGGAGTGACCAAGGCAGCGGTTGAACTGGCAGCTAACTATGATAGCACCATTATGACCATGATTCGTCCCCGTGGTGGCGACTTTGTCTATACTGATCTTGAAATAGCAATTATGCTGGAAGACATTCGTTTGACTGCGCAGGCTGGAAGTCAAGGGGTTGTATTTGGGGCTTTAACTGCTGATAAAAAGTTGGATAAGGCTAATCTTGAGAAGCTGATTGCCGCATCTAAAGGAATGGAAATCGTCTTCCACATGGCCTTTGATGAATTAAGCGATGAAGACCAGTTGGAAGCCATTGACTGGCTAAGTCAAGCTGGTGTCACTCGTATCTTGACTCGTGCTGGAGTGTCTGGGGACTCGCTAGAGAAACGTTTCGCTCACTATCAAAGAATTTTGGAACATGCTAAAGGTAAGATTGAAATTCTACCAGGTGGGGGGATTGACCTTGACAACCGTCAAACCTTTATCGATCAACTGGGTGTGACACAACTTCATGGAACCAAGGTTGTCTTTTAA
- the topA gene encoding type I DNA topoisomerase, protein MATATKKKKSTVKKNLVIVESPAKAKTIEKYLGRNYKVLASVGHIRDLKKSSMSVDIENNYEPQYINIRGKGPLINDLKKEAKKANKVFLASDPDREGEAISWHLAHILNLDENDDNRVVFNEITKDAVKNAFKEPRKIDMDLVDAQQARRVLDRLVGYSISPILWKKVKKGLSAGRVQSVALKLIIDRENEINAFQPEEYWTIDGVFKKGTKQFQASFYGMNGKKMKLTTNEEVKEVLSHLTSKDFTVDQVDKKERKRNAPLPYTTSTMQMDAANKINFRTRKTMMVAQQLYEGINIGSGVQGLITYMRTDSTRISPVAQNEAASYINDRFGSKYSKHGSKVKNASGAQDAHEAIRPSSVFNTPESIAKYLDKDQLKLYTLIWNRFVASQMTGAIFDTMAVKLSQNGVQFAANGSQVKFDGYLAIYNDSDKNKMLPDMAVGDVVKQVNSKPEQHFTQPPARYSEATLIKTLEENGVGRPSTYAPTIETIQKRYYVRLAAKRFEPTELGEIVNKLIVEYFPDIVNVTFTAEMEGKLDDVEVGKEQWQRVIDAFYKPFSKEVAKAESEMEKIQIKDEPAGFDCEVCGSPMVIKLGRFGKFYACSNFPDCRHTQAIVKEIGVECPSCHQGQIIERKTKRNRIFYGCNRYPECEFTSWDKPIGRDCPKCGHFLVEKKVRGGGKQVVCSNGDYEEEKIK, encoded by the coding sequence GTGGCTACGGCAACAAAGAAGAAAAAATCAACAGTTAAAAAAAATCTAGTCATCGTGGAGTCGCCTGCTAAAGCGAAAACGATTGAGAAATATCTAGGCAGAAATTACAAAGTTTTAGCCAGTGTCGGGCATATCCGTGATTTGAAAAAATCCAGTATGTCAGTCGACATTGAAAATAACTATGAACCACAGTATATCAATATCCGAGGAAAAGGCCCTCTCATCAATGACTTAAAAAAAGAAGCTAAAAAGGCCAATAAAGTCTTTCTGGCGAGTGACCCGGACCGTGAAGGAGAAGCAATTTCCTGGCATTTGGCTCACATTCTCAACTTGGATGAGAATGATGACAACCGTGTAGTCTTTAATGAAATCACCAAAGACGCAGTAAAAAATGCCTTTAAAGAACCTCGTAAGATTGATATGGACTTGGTCGACGCCCAACAAGCTCGTCGAGTCTTAGACCGCTTGGTAGGGTATTCAATTTCGCCAATTTTGTGGAAAAAGGTCAAGAAGGGCTTATCAGCAGGGCGTGTGCAGTCAGTTGCCCTTAAGCTCATCATTGACCGTGAAAATGAAATCAATGCCTTCCAACCGGAAGAATACTGGACAATTGATGGTGTTTTTAAGAAGGGAACCAAGCAATTTCAGGCTTCATTCTATGGTATGAATGGCAAAAAGATGAAATTGACCACCAACGAAGAGGTCAAAGAAGTCTTGTCCCATTTGACTAGTAAAGATTTCACAGTTGACCAGGTAGATAAGAAAGAACGCAAACGCAATGCGCCCCTACCTTATACGACTTCAACCATGCAAATGGATGCGGCTAACAAAATTAATTTCCGTACTCGAAAGACCATGATGGTGGCTCAACAGCTCTATGAAGGGATCAATATCGGATCAGGCGTGCAAGGTTTGATTACCTATATGCGTACAGACTCGACTCGTATCAGTCCTGTGGCTCAGAACGAAGCGGCAAGCTACATTAACGACCGTTTTGGTAGCAAGTATTCCAAGCATGGTAGCAAGGTCAAGAATGCCTCAGGTGCTCAGGATGCCCACGAAGCCATTCGTCCATCTAGTGTCTTTAACACACCTGAAAGCATCGCTAAGTACTTGGACAAAGACCAGCTCAAACTTTATACCCTTATCTGGAACCGTTTTGTGGCAAGCCAGATGACAGGCGCTATCTTTGATACCATGGCTGTTAAGCTTTCTCAAAATGGAGTCCAATTCGCGGCAAATGGAAGCCAAGTTAAGTTTGATGGTTATCTTGCTATTTACAATGACTCTGACAAGAACAAGATGTTGCCAGATATGGCAGTAGGAGATGTGGTCAAGCAGGTCAATAGCAAGCCAGAGCAACATTTCACCCAACCACCTGCTCGCTATTCGGAAGCAACACTAATCAAGACTTTGGAGGAAAATGGGGTTGGACGCCCGTCAACCTATGCTCCGACCATTGAAACCATCCAAAAACGTTACTATGTTCGTTTGGCAGCCAAACGCTTTGAACCGACAGAACTGGGAGAAATTGTCAATAAACTTATTGTTGAATACTTCCCAGACATCGTCAATGTGACCTTCACAGCTGAGATGGAAGGGAAACTGGATGATGTCGAAGTTGGTAAAGAGCAGTGGCAACGTGTCATTGATGCCTTTTACAAACCATTCTCTAAAGAAGTGGCCAAGGCTGAATCCGAAATGGAAAAAATCCAGATCAAGGATGAGCCAGCTGGATTTGACTGTGAAGTTTGTGGCAGTCCAATGGTAATTAAGCTCGGTCGTTTTGGTAAATTCTATGCTTGTAGTAATTTCCCAGACTGTCGTCACACACAAGCGATTGTCAAAGAGATTGGTGTCGAGTGTCCAAGCTGCCATCAAGGACAAATCATCGAACGCAAAACCAAGCGCAATCGTATCTTCTATGGTTGCAACCGTTACCCAGAATGCGAATTTACTTCCTGGGACAAACCAATTGGACGTGATTGTCCGAAATGCGGACACTTCCTTGTGGAGAAAAAAGTTCGTGGTGGTGGCAAGCAGGTTGTATGTAGTAATGGTGACTACGAAGAGGAGAAGATTAAATAA
- the leuC gene encoding 3-isopropylmalate dehydratase large subunit, translating to MAGKSIFDKLWDRHVITGEEGQPQLMYVDQHYIHEVTSPQAFQGLRDAGRRLRRPDLTFGTFDHNVPTVNIYDIRDVISKAQIDKLAENVEEFGIEHAAHGSEKQGIVHMVGPETGRTQPGKFIVCGDSHTATHGAFGAIAFGIGTSEVEHVFATQTLWQVKPKKMLVEFTGVPQKGVYSKDYILALIAKYGVACGVGYVVEYRGQAIDALTMEERMTICNMSIEFGSKMGIMNPDQTTYDYLKGRECVPEAFEEAVADWKTLVSDDDAVYDKVIRMDVSDLAPMVTWGTNPAMGVDFDSSFPEIKDMNDERAYHYMNLEPGQKPADIELGYIFIGSCTNARLSDLQLAARFVKGKKIAPNLTAIVVPGSRPVKRAAEKLGLDKVFLDAGFEWRDPGCSMCLGMNPDKVPDGVHCASTSNRNFEDRQGFGAKTHLCSPAMAAAAAIAGRFVDVRQMPEAQ from the coding sequence ATGGCAGGAAAATCGATTTTTGATAAATTATGGGACCGCCATGTCATCACAGGAGAAGAAGGGCAACCCCAACTCATGTACGTGGATCAGCACTATATTCATGAGGTGACCAGTCCCCAAGCTTTTCAAGGATTACGAGATGCAGGTCGCAGATTGAGACGACCAGACTTGACATTTGGAACCTTTGATCATAATGTTCCGACTGTCAATATCTACGATATTCGAGATGTAATTTCTAAGGCCCAAATCGATAAGCTAGCTGAAAATGTTGAGGAGTTTGGGATTGAACATGCAGCTCATGGTTCTGAAAAGCAGGGAATCGTTCACATGGTAGGTCCAGAAACAGGACGGACGCAACCAGGAAAATTCATCGTCTGTGGAGACAGCCACACAGCTACTCACGGAGCTTTCGGAGCTATCGCTTTTGGGATTGGGACCAGTGAAGTCGAGCATGTCTTTGCTACACAGACCCTCTGGCAGGTTAAACCCAAGAAAATGTTGGTAGAATTCACTGGTGTTCCTCAAAAAGGAGTTTATTCTAAGGATTACATTTTAGCCTTGATTGCCAAGTATGGCGTTGCTTGTGGTGTAGGCTATGTGGTGGAATATCGTGGGCAAGCGATTGATGCTCTGACCATGGAAGAGAGAATGACTATCTGCAATATGTCTATCGAGTTTGGCTCTAAAATGGGAATCATGAATCCGGATCAGACGACTTATGACTATCTCAAGGGACGGGAATGCGTTCCCGAAGCTTTTGAGGAGGCTGTGGCGGATTGGAAAACCCTAGTCAGCGATGATGATGCTGTTTATGATAAGGTTATCCGGATGGATGTCTCAGACTTGGCTCCTATGGTGACCTGGGGAACCAATCCTGCTATGGGCGTCGACTTTGACAGTAGTTTTCCAGAAATTAAGGATATGAACGATGAACGAGCTTATCATTACATGAACTTGGAGCCTGGTCAAAAGCCAGCGGATATTGAGCTAGGCTATATTTTTATCGGGTCTTGTACCAATGCTCGGCTCAGTGACTTGCAACTGGCTGCGCGATTTGTCAAAGGGAAGAAGATTGCTCCCAATCTAACAGCAATCGTAGTGCCAGGCTCTCGTCCTGTCAAACGAGCTGCGGAGAAGTTGGGCTTGGATAAAGTATTCTTAGACGCTGGCTTTGAGTGGCGAGACCCTGGTTGCTCAATGTGCCTAGGGATGAATCCTGACAAGGTCCCTGATGGGGTCCACTGTGCCTCAACCAGTAACCGCAACTTTGAAGACAGACAAGGATTTGGTGCTAAAACCCATCTCTGCAGTCCAGCCATGGCAGCGGCGGCAGCTATTGCAGGGCGTTTCGTAGATGTTCGGCAAATGCCAGAGGCCCAGTAA
- a CDS encoding MmcQ/YjbR family DNA-binding protein — protein sequence MFEIFKSYQFNKEKAHAYGFVENEEVWTYSCQILQGDFFMTVSITTDDVSFQVFDQETGDLYPQVHMESMRGSFVGSVRDACLEILYQIRKACFDVQDFICPQTKRIMAQVQEKYGNQLEYLWEKSPDTAVLRHEGNQKWYAVLMRIPWDRLDKGREGLVEAVNLKHDQVATLLSQKGIYPAFHMNKRYWISLALDGTLSDEEVLDLLETSWNLTLKK from the coding sequence ATGTTTGAAATTTTTAAATCCTATCAGTTTAATAAAGAAAAAGCCCATGCCTATGGTTTTGTAGAAAATGAGGAAGTCTGGACTTACAGTTGCCAGATTTTGCAGGGTGACTTTTTCATGACAGTCTCTATCACTACTGATGATGTGAGTTTTCAGGTCTTTGACCAGGAAACGGGCGACCTCTATCCTCAAGTACACATGGAAAGTATGCGGGGAAGTTTTGTCGGAAGTGTCCGTGATGCTTGTTTGGAAATTCTCTACCAGATTCGGAAGGCTTGTTTTGATGTGCAGGATTTTATCTGTCCTCAGACTAAGCGTATCATGGCTCAAGTTCAGGAAAAGTATGGTAATCAGTTGGAGTATCTGTGGGAAAAGTCGCCTGATACAGCTGTATTGCGCCATGAAGGCAATCAAAAGTGGTATGCTGTTTTAATGAGAATTCCTTGGGATAGGCTAGATAAGGGGAGAGAAGGGCTAGTGGAAGCAGTCAACCTCAAACATGACCAAGTAGCTACCTTGCTTTCGCAAAAGGGAATTTACCCAGCCTTTCATATGAACAAACGCTACTGGATTAGTCTGGCTCTTGATGGTACTTTATCTGATGAAGAAGTTCTAGATTTGCTGGAAACTAGTTGGAATTTGACTTTGAAAAAGTAA
- the leuD gene encoding 3-isopropylmalate dehydratase small subunit, whose amino-acid sequence MEKFTVYTGTTVPLMNDNIDTDQILPKQFLKLIDKKGFGKYLMYAWRYLDDNYTENPDFVFNRPEYRKASILISGDNFGAGSSREHAAWALADYGFKVVIAGSFGDIHYNNELNNGMLPIVQPKEVREKLAQLKPTDQVTVDLEQQIIISPVGEFSFEIDSEWKHKLLNGLDDIGITLQYEDLIAAYEKQRPAYWQD is encoded by the coding sequence ATGGAGAAATTTACAGTTTATACGGGAACGACCGTTCCTCTTATGAATGATAACATTGATACTGACCAAATCCTCCCCAAGCAGTTTCTCAAGTTGATTGATAAAAAAGGCTTTGGTAAGTACCTCATGTATGCTTGGCGTTATCTGGACGATAACTACACTGAGAATCCAGACTTTGTCTTTAACCGACCTGAATATCGTAAAGCCAGTATCCTCATCTCAGGGGATAACTTTGGGGCAGGTTCTTCGAGAGAACACGCAGCTTGGGCACTAGCTGACTATGGTTTTAAGGTCGTGATTGCAGGATCTTTCGGGGACATTCATTACAATAATGAACTCAATAATGGTATGTTGCCTATCGTTCAGCCCAAGGAGGTTAGAGAGAAACTAGCCCAGCTAAAACCAACCGACCAGGTAACTGTGGACTTGGAACAACAAATAATCATCTCACCAGTTGGAGAATTCTCCTTTGAGATCGACAGTGAGTGGAAACACAAGCTCTTAAATGGTTTGGATGATATCGGTATTACTTTGCAGTATGAAGACTTGATTGCTGCCTATGAAAAACAACGACCAGCCTACTGGCAGGATTAG
- a CDS encoding YbaN family protein, whose product MRFIYLSFGFISLALALVGVVLPLLPTTPFLLLSIACFSKSSKRFEDWLYHTKLYQTYVADFRETKSIARERKKKIIVSIYILMGISIYFAPLLPLKIGLGALTVFITYYLFKVIPDKE is encoded by the coding sequence ATGCGCTTTATTTATCTTAGTTTTGGTTTTATTTCTTTGGCTCTAGCTCTTGTAGGTGTTGTCCTGCCGCTCTTACCAACAACTCCCTTTCTTTTGCTGTCTATCGCTTGCTTTTCAAAATCTTCTAAGCGTTTTGAAGACTGGCTTTATCATACAAAGCTTTATCAGACTTATGTAGCGGACTTTCGGGAAACCAAGTCAATCGCGCGTGAACGAAAGAAAAAAATTATCGTATCTATCTATATCTTGATGGGGATTTCTATTTATTTTGCCCCTCTTTTGCCACTCAAAATCGGTCTGGGAGCCTTAACTGTCTTTATCACCTACTATCTCTTTAAAGTCATTCCTGACAAAGAATAG
- the leuB gene encoding 3-isopropylmalate dehydrogenase, whose translation MTKKIVALAGDGIGPEIMEAGLAVLEALASKTGFDYEIDRRPFGGAGIDAVGHPLPDETLKACREADAILLAAIGSPQYDGAAIRPEQSLLALRKELNLYANIRPVKIFDSLKHLSPLKPERIAGVDFVVVRELTGGIYFGDHILEDRKARDINDYSYEEVERIIRKAFEIARSRRKILTSIDKQNVLATSKLWRRVAEEVAQDFPDVTLEHQLVDSAAMLMITNPAKFDVIVTENLFGDILSDESSVLSGTLGVMPSASHSEKGPSLYEPIHGSAPDIAGQGIANPISMILSVAMMLRDSFGRYEDAERIERAVETSLAAGVLTRDIGGQASTKEMTEAIIERL comes from the coding sequence ATGACAAAGAAAATAGTAGCACTAGCAGGGGATGGAATCGGTCCAGAAATCATGGAAGCTGGTTTAGCAGTTCTGGAAGCTCTAGCTTCAAAAACAGGTTTTGACTATGAGATAGACAGACGCCCCTTTGGAGGTGCAGGTATTGATGCTGTGGGGCATCCCTTACCTGATGAAACCCTCAAGGCATGTAGAGAAGCAGATGCTATTCTCCTTGCGGCTATCGGTAGTCCTCAGTATGATGGGGCAGCGATTCGGCCTGAACAAAGCTTGCTGGCTCTTCGTAAGGAACTCAATCTCTATGCCAATATTCGACCTGTAAAGATTTTTGACAGTCTCAAGCATTTATCACCACTTAAACCAGAACGAATTGCTGGTGTAGACTTTGTCGTGGTACGTGAGTTGACAGGTGGGATTTACTTTGGAGATCATATTCTTGAAGATCGAAAAGCGCGTGATATCAACGACTACAGCTATGAGGAAGTAGAGCGGATTATTCGTAAGGCCTTTGAAATCGCAAGAAGTCGGAGAAAAATCCTTACCAGCATCGATAAGCAAAATGTTCTAGCGACATCAAAACTCTGGCGGAGAGTAGCTGAGGAAGTCGCGCAAGATTTCCCAGATGTTACCTTGGAACACCAGTTGGTGGACTCAGCTGCCATGCTTATGATTACCAATCCTGCTAAGTTCGATGTCATCGTGACGGAGAATCTTTTCGGAGATATCTTATCTGATGAATCAAGCGTTCTATCAGGCACTCTGGGTGTTATGCCATCAGCCAGTCATTCTGAAAAGGGGCCAAGTCTTTATGAGCCCATTCACGGTTCGGCACCTGATATTGCAGGTCAAGGAATTGCCAATCCTATCTCCATGATTTTGTCAGTTGCCATGATGTTGAGAGATAGTTTCGGACGTTATGAGGATGCAGAGCGTATCGAGCGTGCTGTTGAAACTAGTTTAGCGGCTGGTGTTTTAACTAGAGATATTGGAGGACAGGCTTCGACCAAGGAAATGACAGAAGCCATCATTGAAAGATTATGA
- a CDS encoding L-threonylcarbamoyladenylate synthase — protein MTKHIQWNGTLSQEGYDILKGEGGCIVCPTKVGYIIMTSDKAGLERKFAAKERNRNKPGVVLCGSMDELRALAQLNPEIEAFYQKHWDEDILLGCILPWKPEAFEKLKAYGDGREELMTDVRGTSCFVIKFGKAGEQLAAKLWEEGKMVYASSANPSGKGNRGKVEGIGERIEGAVDLVIEADDYVASIQPDKTIETRYEQGVMVSMVDKDGKLIPEQGGARSTSPAPVVIRKGLDIDKIMMHLSDTFNSWDYRQGEYY, from the coding sequence ATGACAAAACACATTCAATGGAACGGAACACTTTCTCAAGAAGGCTATGACATTTTAAAAGGTGAGGGCGGATGTATTGTTTGTCCTACAAAAGTTGGTTACATTATCATGACTAGCGACAAGGCAGGTCTTGAACGTAAGTTCGCAGCCAAAGAACGTAACCGTAACAAACCAGGTGTTGTACTTTGTGGAAGCATGGACGAGCTTCGTGCTCTAGCACAACTTAACCCAGAAATTGAAGCCTTCTACCAAAAACATTGGGACGAAGACATTCTCCTCGGTTGTATCCTTCCATGGAAACCAGAAGCTTTTGAAAAACTTAAAGCATACGGTGATGGCCGTGAAGAGCTCATGACAGACGTTCGTGGTACTAGCTGTTTTGTCATCAAGTTTGGTAAAGCTGGTGAACAGTTGGCTGCTAAACTTTGGGAAGAAGGTAAAATGGTCTACGCCTCATCAGCTAACCCATCTGGTAAAGGAAATCGCGGTAAGGTGGAAGGTATCGGAGAACGTATCGAAGGAGCAGTGGACCTTGTCATCGAGGCAGACGACTACGTGGCATCCATCCAACCTGACAAAACAATCGAAACTCGCTACGAGCAAGGTGTGATGGTTTCTATGGTCGATAAGGACGGAAAACTCATCCCAGAACAAGGAGGAGCACGTTCAACTTCACCAGCACCGGTTGTAATCCGTAAAGGGCTTGACATTGATAAAATCATGATGCACCTGTCAGATACCTTTAACTCATGGGACTACCGTCAGGGTGAATATTATTAA
- a CDS encoding SPFH domain-containing protein, which yields MGLIRAGAGAVGGLLADQWKEFFYCESMDKSVMVVKGQKRVSGRSSNTKGSDNIISNGSGIAVADGQCMMIVEQGKVVEVCAEPGEFTYDASSEPSIFTGNLGNSIKDTFKQIGKRFTYGGDTGKDQRIYYFNTKELIDNKFGTPNPIPFRVVDSKIGLDLDVSVRCSGVYSYKIVDPLLFYTNVCGNVEREYLREEIDSQLKTEFISALQPSFAKLSDMELRPNQIVSHNTELENALNETLSEKWGQLRGLKVISIALGSVTLPEEDAEMIKQAQRTAIMKDPTMAAATLVGAQADAMKAAASNEAGAMTGFMGFGMAANAGGGMNAQNLFAMGQEQAANQAQATNQAATATPNVNKWICPNGHEAMGKFCPECGSPKPVDNSWTCSCGTVNTGKFCSNCGSPKPIVHQAKHCSNCGWKVPDSGQAPKFCPECGSTF from the coding sequence ATGGGACTTATTAGAGCAGGTGCAGGAGCTGTAGGTGGTTTATTAGCCGATCAATGGAAAGAATTTTTCTATTGTGAGTCTATGGACAAATCTGTCATGGTTGTCAAAGGCCAAAAGAGGGTATCTGGACGTTCATCCAATACCAAGGGTAGTGATAATATTATTTCCAATGGTTCAGGTATTGCGGTAGCTGATGGTCAGTGTATGATGATTGTTGAGCAAGGTAAGGTTGTAGAGGTTTGTGCCGAACCAGGTGAGTTCACTTATGATGCCTCCAGTGAACCAAGTATTTTTACAGGAAATCTTGGAAATTCTATCAAGGATACTTTCAAACAAATTGGGAAACGTTTCACTTATGGAGGCGATACTGGCAAAGATCAGCGTATTTATTATTTTAATACAAAAGAATTGATTGATAATAAATTCGGTACACCAAACCCAATTCCATTTCGTGTGGTAGATTCTAAGATTGGTTTAGACCTTGACGTTTCTGTTCGATGCTCAGGTGTTTATTCTTACAAGATTGTTGACCCGCTTTTATTTTATACAAATGTTTGTGGAAATGTTGAAAGAGAGTATTTGCGTGAAGAAATTGACTCACAGTTGAAAACTGAATTTATCAGCGCCTTGCAACCTTCTTTTGCTAAGTTATCTGATATGGAATTGAGACCGAATCAAATTGTCAGCCACAATACAGAATTAGAAAATGCCCTCAATGAAACTCTCTCAGAAAAATGGGGTCAACTTCGTGGTCTTAAAGTCATTAGCATTGCACTCGGCTCTGTTACTCTCCCAGAAGAAGATGCCGAAATGATTAAGCAGGCTCAACGTACTGCTATTATGAAAGATCCGACTATGGCGGCCGCAACCTTAGTTGGTGCACAGGCAGACGCTATGAAGGCAGCCGCAAGCAATGAAGCAGGAGCTATGACTGGATTTATGGGCTTTGGCATGGCAGCCAATGCAGGCGGTGGCATGAATGCACAAAATCTCTTTGCTATGGGACAAGAACAGGCTGCTAACCAAGCACAAGCAACCAATCAAGCAGCAACTGCCACTCCGAATGTCAATAAGTGGATTTGTCCAAATGGACATGAGGCTATGGGCAAATTCTGTCCAGAGTGTGGCAGTCCAAAACCAGTGGACAATAGCTGGACTTGTTCATGTGGCACAGTAAATACAGGTAAATTCTGTTCAAATTGTGGCAGTCCAAAACCGATAGTTCATCAAGCAAAACATTGTAGTAACTGTGGTTGGAAAGTTCCAGATTCTGGCCAGGCACCGAAATTCTGTCCTGAATGCGGGTCAACGTTTTAG
- a CDS encoding 2-isopropylmalate synthase, whose translation MRTVEFFDTSLRDGEQTPGVNFSIKEKVSIARQLEKWGISVIEAGFPAASPDSFIAVQKIARAMKKTAVTGLARSVKSDIDACYEALKDAKYPQIHVFIATSPIHRKYKLNKSKEEILEAIKEHVSYARSKFEVVEFSPEDATRTELDFLLQVVQTAVDAGASYINIPDTVGFTTPEEFARIFDHLTENIKSDHKVVFGVHCHDDLGMATANTLTAIKHGAGRVQGTINGIGERAGNVALEEVAVALKIREDFFQATSDIVLDETMNTSEMVSRFSGIPVPKNKAVVGGNAFSHESGIHQDGVLKNPLTYEIITPELVGVKSNSLPLGKLSGRHAFVEKLRELALDFTEEDIKPLFAKFKALADKKQEITDADIRALVAGTMVENPEGFHFDDLQLQTHADNDIEALVSLANMDGEKVEFNATGQGSVEAIFNAIDKFFNQSVRLVSYTIDAVTDGIDAQARVLVTVENRDTETIFNAAGLDFDVLKASAIAYINANTFVQKENAGEMGRSVSYRDMPSV comes from the coding sequence ATGCGAACAGTTGAATTTTTTGATACAAGTCTTCGTGATGGAGAACAAACTCCTGGTGTTAACTTCTCAATAAAGGAAAAAGTTTCCATTGCAAGGCAGCTGGAGAAATGGGGAATTTCTGTAATTGAAGCTGGTTTTCCTGCTGCTAGTCCAGATTCATTTATAGCCGTTCAAAAAATTGCTAGAGCCATGAAAAAAACAGCAGTGACAGGATTAGCTCGTTCTGTAAAATCTGATATTGATGCTTGTTATGAGGCTCTTAAGGATGCCAAGTATCCACAAATTCATGTCTTTATCGCTACCAGTCCGATTCACCGCAAGTATAAGCTCAATAAGAGTAAGGAAGAGATTTTAGAAGCTATTAAGGAGCATGTTTCTTATGCACGTTCTAAGTTTGAGGTTGTCGAGTTCTCTCCTGAAGATGCGACTAGAACAGAGTTGGATTTCCTCTTACAAGTCGTTCAAACAGCGGTCGATGCAGGTGCATCTTATATCAATATCCCTGACACAGTTGGCTTTACGACTCCAGAAGAGTTTGCACGCATCTTTGATCACTTGACTGAAAATATTAAATCAGATCATAAAGTTGTCTTTGGTGTTCACTGTCACGATGATCTCGGTATGGCAACTGCAAATACTTTGACAGCAATTAAACACGGTGCTGGACGTGTCCAGGGAACTATTAATGGTATTGGTGAACGCGCAGGTAATGTTGCTCTTGAAGAAGTAGCTGTTGCTTTGAAGATTCGTGAGGATTTCTTCCAAGCAACTAGTGATATTGTTTTGGATGAAACAATGAATACGTCAGAAATGGTTTCTCGCTTCTCTGGTATTCCAGTTCCTAAAAACAAGGCTGTCGTTGGTGGCAATGCCTTCTCTCACGAATCTGGTATTCACCAAGATGGAGTCCTTAAAAATCCTCTCACTTATGAGATCATCACTCCTGAATTGGTTGGTGTTAAGAGTAATAGTCTTCCGCTTGGAAAATTGTCTGGTCGCCATGCCTTTGTTGAAAAACTAAGAGAACTGGCCCTAGATTTTACAGAAGAGGATATCAAACCACTCTTCGCTAAGTTCAAGGCACTAGCGGACAAGAAACAAGAAATCACAGATGCAGATATTCGAGCTCTGGTAGCTGGAACCATGGTTGAAAACCCAGAAGGCTTCCACTTTGATGATTTGCAACTTCAAACCCATGCAGATAATGACATTGAAGCGCTCGTTAGCCTAGCTAATATGGATGGTGAAAAAGTCGAGTTCAATGCAACAGGGCAAGGTTCCGTTGAAGCGATCTTTAACGCTATCGATAAGTTCTTTAACCAATCTGTCCGCTTGGTGTCCTACACTATTGACGCGGTAACGGATGGAATTGATGCTCAAGCTCGGGTCTTGGTTACTGTTGAAAACAGAGATACAGAAACCATCTTTAACGCAGCAGGTCTTGATTTCGATGTATTGAAGGCTTCGGCTATTGCTTATATCAATGCCAATACTTTTGTTCAAAAAGAGAATGCAGGTGAGATGGGGCGTAGCGTTTCCTACCGAGACATGCCTAGTGTGTAA
- a CDS encoding DUF1294 domain-containing protein: MKINEGITLALLIWNLLIFLIYGIDKSKARRGAWRIPEKILLILALTCGGFGAWLAGITFHHKTRKWYFKTVWFLGMVTTLVALYFIWR, encoded by the coding sequence ATGAAGATAAATGAAGGAATCACGCTTGCCCTCTTGATTTGGAATTTACTGATTTTCTTGATTTATGGCATTGACAAATCCAAGGCAAGGAGAGGTGCTTGGCGCATCCCAGAGAAAATCTTACTCATTTTAGCCCTTACTTGTGGTGGTTTTGGTGCCTGGTTGGCAGGAATCACCTTTCACCACAAGACTAGAAAATGGTATTTTAAAACAGTTTGGTTTCTCGGGATGGTGACCACACTAGTGGCCTTATATTTTATTTGGAGGTAA